From Hoeflea sp. 108:
AGACGCCTGACCGCGCCGCCTGCCCTCCGACGCGGGGTCCGGAGCGGCAGGCATAGAATTTTTTCCCAAAGGGGCGGTACGCCAAGCGCCGCCCCTTTTTCTTGGCCGTCGCTGCTGTTTCTTGGTCGCCGGTGCTATTTGCCGACGTCATCACGGAAAAAGGAAAAGGCGCCGGTTACCCGACGCCCTTCCAAAATCCTGGACAGGTATAGCTGGCCTACGCGCCGTAGACGGCCTTCGACGCCGGACGCGTTGCCACCAGATCCTTGATCCGGTCGCCGAGCTCGGCCGCGTCCCAGCGGCTGCCCTTGTCGAACTCCGGCCCGTCGTTCCAGCCGAGGCAGACGCGGATCTTGCCGCCGATCAGCTCGAAAATCTGGCCGGTGACATCGGCCGACGCCGAACTGCACAGCCAGGCGACCAGCGGTGCGGTGTTCTCCGGCGCGAAGATGTCGAACTCGCCGTCCTTTGCCTGCATGGCCTCGGCAAAGGCCGTCTCGGTCATGCGCGTGCGGGCGTTGGGCGCGAGGCCATTGGCGGTGATGCCATAGCGGCGAAGCTCGGCCGCCTGCACAAGCGTCAGCGACGCGATGCCGCCCTTGGCCGCCGAGTAGGCGCTCTGGCCGACGCTGCCCTGCAGGCCGGCGCCTGACGAGGTGTTGATGATGCGGGCGTCGACCGGCTTGCCAGCCTTCTGCTGCGCGCGCCAGTAGTCCACCGCATGGCGGCTGACGCAGAAATGGCCGCGCAGATGTACGCGCAGCACAGCGTCCCATTCGTCCGGCGTGCACGACACGAACATGCGGTCGCGGACGAAGCCGGCATTGTTGACCACGGCATGCAGGTCGCCGAAGGCGTCGAGTGCTGCCTTGACGATGCGGCCGCCAGCCTCGAAATCCGTCACGTCGTCATAATTGGCCACAGCCTGGCCGCCCATCGCCTTGATTTCGTCCACCACCTGCTGCGCCGGCGTCTCCGTCGTCGCATCGCCATGGGTGCCGACGCCGAGATCGTTGACCACGACCTTGGCGCCTTCGGCCGCGAGGCCCAGTGCATAGGCACGGCCGAGGCCGCGTCCGGCGCCGGTGACGATCACAACCCTATTTTCGCAGATCCCTGCCATCTCAGTCCTTCTCACTTTGTCTTGGTCGACAGCCGCACGGCGCGCGCCTTGCCGGCATTGCGCTTGCGGTCGGGCTCCGCCACGCGGAGCGGTTCGCATTCCACGAGATCGGCAAGCGACCGGTCGGCCAGCCGCTGGTATTCGCCGTCGCCATTGTTGCGCCAGATGATCGCCTGCTCGGGCATTTCCTTGATCACCTTGGCCGGATTGCCAGCGATCAGGCTGCGCTCAGGCGTCACAACCTCGTTTTTCACCAGGCTGAGTGCCGCCACCAGGCTGTCGTCGCCGATGACGGCACCATCGAGCACCACGGCATTCATGCCGATCAACGCATTCTCGCCCACCGTGCAGCCATGGAGGATGGCGCCATGGCCGACAGTCGCGCCGCGTCCGACGATGCAGTCCGAGCCCGAGCCCGTGTGCAAGGTGCAATTGTCCTGGACACTGGCGTCGCCAACAACGGTGATGCGGCCGAAATCGCCCCGCAGCGAGGCACCCGGGCCGATGTAGCAGCGCGGGCCGATGGTCACGTCGCCGATCAGCACCGCCGTCGGGTGCAGGTAGGTCGACGGGTCGACCACCGGCACGATGCCCTCGAAGGCATAGCACGGCATGGTCAGAGCCTTTCGATGATGGTCACGTTTGCCTGGCCACCGCCTTCGCACATGGTCTGCAGCGCGTAGCGGCCGTTGCGGCGCTCGAGTTCGTTCAGCATCGTCGTCATGATGCGCGCGCCCGTCGCACCGAGTGGGTGACCCAGCGCGATCGCGCCGCCATTGACGTTGACCCTGTCACGCGGAATACTAAGATCCTTGATCCAGGCGAGCGGGATCGAGGCAAAGGCCTCGTTGCACTCGAACAGATCGATGTCCTCGACCTTGAGACCGGTCCTTGCAAACGCATGGCGCGTCGCCGGGATTGGTGCCGTCAGCATCCACACCGGGTCGTCGCCACGCACGCTGATGTGATGGATGCGAGCACGCGGCTTGAGATTATGGTCCTTCACCGCCTGTTCTGAAGCGAGCAGCAACGCAGCGGAGGCATCGGCGTTCTGGCTGGCCACGCCGGCGTGAACGCGGCCGCCTTCGATCAGCGTCTTCAGCGTCGCCATCTTGTCGAGCGAGGTGTCACGGCGGGGCGTCTCGTCGACGGCGAAGTCGCCGACAGGAACGATCTCATCAGTGAACCGGCCTGCATCGATGGCGGCAATCGCCCGCTGATGGCTTTCGAGCGCGAACTGCTCCATCTCATCGCGGCTGCACTGCCATTTCTCGGCGATCATCTCGGCCGAGCGGAACTGGCTGACCTCCTGGTCGCCATAACGGGCAATCCAGCCCGGCGA
This genomic window contains:
- a CDS encoding acetyl-CoA C-acetyltransferase → MPEAYIVDAIRTPVGRKKGSLAGFHSADLGAQPIKALIARTGIDPNAVDDVIYGCTDTIASQAGDIARTCWLVAGLPDHVPGVTVDRQCGSAQQAVHFAAQAVMSGTQDLVIAGGVQNMNMIPMASAMLVGPQFGIPDPFSTSPGWIARYGDQEVSQFRSAEMIAEKWQCSRDEMEQFALESHQRAIAAIDAGRFTDEIVPVGDFAVDETPRRDTSLDKMATLKTLIEGGRVHAGVASQNADASAALLLASEQAVKDHNLKPRARIHHISVRGDDPVWMLTAPIPATRHAFARTGLKVEDIDLFECNEAFASIPLAWIKDLSIPRDRVNVNGGAIALGHPLGATGARIMTTMLNELERRNGRYALQTMCEGGGQANVTIIERL
- a CDS encoding SDR family oxidoreductase, which gives rise to MAGICENRVVIVTGAGRGLGRAYALGLAAEGAKVVVNDLGVGTHGDATTETPAQQVVDEIKAMGGQAVANYDDVTDFEAGGRIVKAALDAFGDLHAVVNNAGFVRDRMFVSCTPDEWDAVLRVHLRGHFCVSRHAVDYWRAQQKAGKPVDARIINTSSGAGLQGSVGQSAYSAAKGGIASLTLVQAAELRRYGITANGLAPNARTRMTETAFAEAMQAKDGEFDIFAPENTAPLVAWLCSSASADVTGQIFELIGGKIRVCLGWNDGPEFDKGSRWDAAELGDRIKDLVATRPASKAVYGA